In Trifolium pratense cultivar HEN17-A07 linkage group LG7, ARS_RC_1.1, whole genome shotgun sequence, a genomic segment contains:
- the LOC123893976 gene encoding DNA repair protein RAD51 homolog 2 isoform X3 translates to MANKLINQLGLPKSIANIFAARNIITAKAALSLTEFELMELLDVGMTEVTFAMAHISEVVCPPCQTALLLMEQRVRNESLAGHLPTRLKGLDEALCGGIPFGVLTELVGPPGIGKTQFCLKLSLLASLPVNCGGLEGRVIYIDVESKFSSKRLIEIGTKSFPEIFHKKGMAQEMAGRIMILRPTSLSEFAESLHRIKVSLLQQQVKLLIIDSMAALVLGEHDSGASRQQALGWHVSFIKSLAEFSRIPIVLTNQVRSQIGDESLMYSFQARSHSTKEDTPVTFDSHLVAALGINWAHAVTIRLVLESKSGQRFIKLAKSPISPPLAFPFNITASGIVLLDDNGIEMKGPEINNIHCQGQNALSNYER, encoded by the exons ATGGCGAACAAACTCATCAACCAATTGGGTTTGCCTAAATCCATCGCTAATATCTTCGCCGCTCGCAACATTATCACCGCAAAG GCTGCATTATCTCTAACTGAATTTGAATTGATGGAATTGTTGGATGTTGGAATGACAGAAGTAACATTTGCAATGGCGCACATTAGCGAAGTTGTGTGTCCGCCTTGTCAAACT GCGTTACTTTTGATGGAGCAGCGAGTACGAAATGAGAGCTTAGCCGGTCATCTTCCAACTCGTTTGAAAGGGTTGGATGAAGCCTTATGCGGTGGTATACCGTTTGGTGTTTTGACAGAATTGGTCGGTCCACCAGGAATTGGCAAAACACAG TTTTGCTTGAAGCTCTCATTGCTTGCTTCGTTGCCGGTAAATTGTGGAGGCTTAGAAGGCCGAGTGATATATATTGATGTTGAATCTAAATTTAGTTCAAAAAG ATTGATAGAGATTGGAACAAAGAGTTTTCCTGAAATATTTCACAAGAAAGGAATGGCACAGGAG ATGGCTGGTAGAATCATGATCTTACGTCCTACATCACTTTCTGAATTTGCTGAGAG TTTACACCGGATCAAAGTATCACTTCTCCAGCAACAAGTGAAGTTGCTCATCATTGATAGCATGGCTGCTCTTGTTTTAGG TGAACATGATTCTGGGGCTTCTAGGCAACAAGCATTGGGTTGGCACGTCTCTTTCATCAA GTCACTTGCTGAATTTTCACGAATTCCAATTGTATTGACAAATCAAGTAAGGTCTCAAATTGGGGATGAATCTCTCATGTATTCCTTTCAAG CACGAAGCCACTCCACTAAAGAAGACACACCTGTTACATTTGATTCTCATCTTGTTGCTGCTTTGGGAATTAACTGGGCTCATGCCGTGACCATCCGTCTTGTACTTGAATCCAAATCAG GTCAAAGGTTTATTAAGTTGGCGAAATCTCCAATTTCACCCCCTCTGGCTTTCCCTTTTAACATTACTGCATCAGGGATTGTTCTGCTTGATGATAATGGAATAGAGATGAAAGGGCCAGAAATAAACAATATACACTGCCAAG GCCAAAATGCTTTGTCAAATTATGAAAGG TGA
- the LOC123893976 gene encoding DNA repair protein RAD51 homolog 2 isoform X2 encodes MANKLINQLGLPKSIANIFAARNIITAKAALSLTEFELMELLDVGMTEVTFAMAHISEVVCPPCQTALLLMEQRVRNESLAGHLPTRLKGLDEALCGGIPFGVLTELVGPPGIGKTQFCLKLSLLASLPVNCGGLEGRVIYIDVESKFSSKRLIEIGTKSFPEIFHKKGMAQEMAGRIMILRPTSLSEFAESLHRIKVSLLQQQVKLLIIDSMAALVLGEHDSGASRQQALGWHVSFIKSLAEFSRIPIVLTNQVRSQIGDESLMYSFQARSHSTKEDTPVTFDSHLVAALGINWAHAVTIRLVLESKSGQRFIKLAKSPISPPLAFPFNITASGIVLLDDNGIEMKGPEINNIHCQGQNALSNYERVRHQL; translated from the exons ATGGCGAACAAACTCATCAACCAATTGGGTTTGCCTAAATCCATCGCTAATATCTTCGCCGCTCGCAACATTATCACCGCAAAG GCTGCATTATCTCTAACTGAATTTGAATTGATGGAATTGTTGGATGTTGGAATGACAGAAGTAACATTTGCAATGGCGCACATTAGCGAAGTTGTGTGTCCGCCTTGTCAAACT GCGTTACTTTTGATGGAGCAGCGAGTACGAAATGAGAGCTTAGCCGGTCATCTTCCAACTCGTTTGAAAGGGTTGGATGAAGCCTTATGCGGTGGTATACCGTTTGGTGTTTTGACAGAATTGGTCGGTCCACCAGGAATTGGCAAAACACAG TTTTGCTTGAAGCTCTCATTGCTTGCTTCGTTGCCGGTAAATTGTGGAGGCTTAGAAGGCCGAGTGATATATATTGATGTTGAATCTAAATTTAGTTCAAAAAG ATTGATAGAGATTGGAACAAAGAGTTTTCCTGAAATATTTCACAAGAAAGGAATGGCACAGGAG ATGGCTGGTAGAATCATGATCTTACGTCCTACATCACTTTCTGAATTTGCTGAGAG TTTACACCGGATCAAAGTATCACTTCTCCAGCAACAAGTGAAGTTGCTCATCATTGATAGCATGGCTGCTCTTGTTTTAGG TGAACATGATTCTGGGGCTTCTAGGCAACAAGCATTGGGTTGGCACGTCTCTTTCATCAA GTCACTTGCTGAATTTTCACGAATTCCAATTGTATTGACAAATCAAGTAAGGTCTCAAATTGGGGATGAATCTCTCATGTATTCCTTTCAAG CACGAAGCCACTCCACTAAAGAAGACACACCTGTTACATTTGATTCTCATCTTGTTGCTGCTTTGGGAATTAACTGGGCTCATGCCGTGACCATCCGTCTTGTACTTGAATCCAAATCAG GTCAAAGGTTTATTAAGTTGGCGAAATCTCCAATTTCACCCCCTCTGGCTTTCCCTTTTAACATTACTGCATCAGGGATTGTTCTGCTTGATGATAATGGAATAGAGATGAAAGGGCCAGAAATAAACAATATACACTGCCAAG GCCAAAATGCTTTGTCAAATTATGAAAGGGTAAGGCACCAATTGTGA
- the LOC123893976 gene encoding DNA repair protein RAD51 homolog 2 isoform X1, whose translation MANKLINQLGLPKSIANIFAARNIITAKAALSLTEFELMELLDVGMTEVTFAMAHISEVVCPPCQTALLLMEQRVRNESLAGHLPTRLKGLDEALCGGIPFGVLTELVGPPGIGKTQFCLKLSLLASLPVNCGGLEGRVIYIDVESKFSSKRLIEIGTKSFPEIFHKKGMAQEMAGRIMILRPTSLSEFAESLHRIKVSLLQQQVKLLIIDSMAALVLGEHDSGASRQQALGWHVSFIKSLAEFSRIPIVLTNQVRSQIGDESLMYSFQARSHSTKEDTPVTFDSHLVAALGINWAHAVTIRLVLESKSGQRFIKLAKSPISPPLAFPFNITASGIVLLDDNGIEMKGPEINNIHCQGLSLRFLVIRSVECILSEHKNFFGKIKP comes from the exons ATGGCGAACAAACTCATCAACCAATTGGGTTTGCCTAAATCCATCGCTAATATCTTCGCCGCTCGCAACATTATCACCGCAAAG GCTGCATTATCTCTAACTGAATTTGAATTGATGGAATTGTTGGATGTTGGAATGACAGAAGTAACATTTGCAATGGCGCACATTAGCGAAGTTGTGTGTCCGCCTTGTCAAACT GCGTTACTTTTGATGGAGCAGCGAGTACGAAATGAGAGCTTAGCCGGTCATCTTCCAACTCGTTTGAAAGGGTTGGATGAAGCCTTATGCGGTGGTATACCGTTTGGTGTTTTGACAGAATTGGTCGGTCCACCAGGAATTGGCAAAACACAG TTTTGCTTGAAGCTCTCATTGCTTGCTTCGTTGCCGGTAAATTGTGGAGGCTTAGAAGGCCGAGTGATATATATTGATGTTGAATCTAAATTTAGTTCAAAAAG ATTGATAGAGATTGGAACAAAGAGTTTTCCTGAAATATTTCACAAGAAAGGAATGGCACAGGAG ATGGCTGGTAGAATCATGATCTTACGTCCTACATCACTTTCTGAATTTGCTGAGAG TTTACACCGGATCAAAGTATCACTTCTCCAGCAACAAGTGAAGTTGCTCATCATTGATAGCATGGCTGCTCTTGTTTTAGG TGAACATGATTCTGGGGCTTCTAGGCAACAAGCATTGGGTTGGCACGTCTCTTTCATCAA GTCACTTGCTGAATTTTCACGAATTCCAATTGTATTGACAAATCAAGTAAGGTCTCAAATTGGGGATGAATCTCTCATGTATTCCTTTCAAG CACGAAGCCACTCCACTAAAGAAGACACACCTGTTACATTTGATTCTCATCTTGTTGCTGCTTTGGGAATTAACTGGGCTCATGCCGTGACCATCCGTCTTGTACTTGAATCCAAATCAG GTCAAAGGTTTATTAAGTTGGCGAAATCTCCAATTTCACCCCCTCTGGCTTTCCCTTTTAACATTACTGCATCAGGGATTGTTCTGCTTGATGATAATGGAATAGAGATGAAAGGGCCAGAAATAAACAATATACACTGCCAAGGTTTGTCCCTGAGATTTTTGGTTATTAGGTCTGTTGAATGTATTTTAAGTGAGCACAAGAATTTTTTTGGAAAGATAAAACCATAG
- the LOC123893976 gene encoding DNA repair protein RAD51 homolog 2 isoform X4, giving the protein MANKLINQLGLPKSIANIFAARNIITAKALLLMEQRVRNESLAGHLPTRLKGLDEALCGGIPFGVLTELVGPPGIGKTQFCLKLSLLASLPVNCGGLEGRVIYIDVESKFSSKRLIEIGTKSFPEIFHKKGMAQEMAGRIMILRPTSLSEFAESLHRIKVSLLQQQVKLLIIDSMAALVLGEHDSGASRQQALGWHVSFIKSLAEFSRIPIVLTNQVRSQIGDESLMYSFQARSHSTKEDTPVTFDSHLVAALGINWAHAVTIRLVLESKSGQRFIKLAKSPISPPLAFPFNITASGIVLLDDNGIEMKGPEINNIHCQGQNALSNYERVRHQL; this is encoded by the exons ATGGCGAACAAACTCATCAACCAATTGGGTTTGCCTAAATCCATCGCTAATATCTTCGCCGCTCGCAACATTATCACCGCAAAG GCGTTACTTTTGATGGAGCAGCGAGTACGAAATGAGAGCTTAGCCGGTCATCTTCCAACTCGTTTGAAAGGGTTGGATGAAGCCTTATGCGGTGGTATACCGTTTGGTGTTTTGACAGAATTGGTCGGTCCACCAGGAATTGGCAAAACACAG TTTTGCTTGAAGCTCTCATTGCTTGCTTCGTTGCCGGTAAATTGTGGAGGCTTAGAAGGCCGAGTGATATATATTGATGTTGAATCTAAATTTAGTTCAAAAAG ATTGATAGAGATTGGAACAAAGAGTTTTCCTGAAATATTTCACAAGAAAGGAATGGCACAGGAG ATGGCTGGTAGAATCATGATCTTACGTCCTACATCACTTTCTGAATTTGCTGAGAG TTTACACCGGATCAAAGTATCACTTCTCCAGCAACAAGTGAAGTTGCTCATCATTGATAGCATGGCTGCTCTTGTTTTAGG TGAACATGATTCTGGGGCTTCTAGGCAACAAGCATTGGGTTGGCACGTCTCTTTCATCAA GTCACTTGCTGAATTTTCACGAATTCCAATTGTATTGACAAATCAAGTAAGGTCTCAAATTGGGGATGAATCTCTCATGTATTCCTTTCAAG CACGAAGCCACTCCACTAAAGAAGACACACCTGTTACATTTGATTCTCATCTTGTTGCTGCTTTGGGAATTAACTGGGCTCATGCCGTGACCATCCGTCTTGTACTTGAATCCAAATCAG GTCAAAGGTTTATTAAGTTGGCGAAATCTCCAATTTCACCCCCTCTGGCTTTCCCTTTTAACATTACTGCATCAGGGATTGTTCTGCTTGATGATAATGGAATAGAGATGAAAGGGCCAGAAATAAACAATATACACTGCCAAG GCCAAAATGCTTTGTCAAATTATGAAAGGGTAAGGCACCAATTGTGA